The following coding sequences are from one Streptomyces sp. NBC_00536 window:
- a CDS encoding DUF1304 domain-containing protein: MHTTAQVLVGLVALLHTYILVLEMFLWERAPGRGLSGFDAAMAKATAPLAANQGLYNGFLAAGLVWGLIAADPTGHRVQVFFLACVVIAGLYGGLTANRRILFAQALPGALALAAVLLAGQGA; encoded by the coding sequence GTGCACACCACCGCACAGGTACTCGTCGGGCTCGTCGCACTGCTGCACACCTACATCCTGGTGCTGGAGATGTTCCTGTGGGAGCGGGCCCCGGGCCGCGGACTGTCCGGCTTCGACGCCGCCATGGCCAAGGCCACCGCCCCCCTGGCCGCCAATCAGGGCCTCTACAACGGCTTCCTCGCCGCCGGTCTGGTCTGGGGCCTGATCGCCGCCGACCCCACCGGCCACCGCGTGCAGGTGTTCTTCCTCGCCTGCGTGGTCATCGCCGGGCTGTACGGCGGCCTCACCGCCAACCGCCGGATCCTCTTCGCCCAGGCACTCCCGGGCGCGCTCGCGCTCGCCGCCGTACTCCTCGCCGGGCAGGGCGCCTGA
- a CDS encoding VOC family protein, with protein MATFSEGTPCWVDASLPDVEAGKRFYGELFGWTFGDSAGAAYGHYTQAYHQGRNVAALAPKPDGRMPTVWGVYLHTADAYAAAARIRAAGGQLVTDPVAVGPYGTAAMAADPGGAVFGLWQPGTHDGFEVQQEPYSYCWSELYTRARDAVDVFYANVFGYVPQDQEDAGTDYRTWSPPGSVPGPSTAVIGRSLITDAFPEAMPAHFLVYFAVPDCDEAALTVRRLGGRVTADPFDTPYGRIAVVTDNQGAVFALLSESTART; from the coding sequence ATGGCCACATTCTCGGAGGGCACGCCCTGCTGGGTGGACGCCTCCCTTCCGGACGTCGAGGCGGGCAAGCGCTTCTACGGGGAACTCTTCGGGTGGACCTTCGGGGACAGCGCGGGAGCCGCCTACGGGCACTACACGCAGGCCTACCACCAGGGCCGCAACGTCGCCGCCCTCGCGCCCAAGCCCGACGGCCGGATGCCCACCGTCTGGGGCGTCTACCTGCACACCGCCGACGCCTACGCCGCCGCCGCCCGGATCCGCGCGGCGGGCGGCCAGCTGGTGACCGACCCGGTGGCCGTGGGCCCGTACGGCACGGCTGCGATGGCCGCCGACCCCGGCGGCGCGGTCTTCGGGCTCTGGCAGCCCGGCACCCACGACGGCTTCGAGGTCCAGCAGGAGCCGTACTCGTACTGCTGGAGCGAGCTGTACACGCGGGCCCGGGACGCCGTGGACGTCTTCTACGCCAATGTCTTCGGGTACGTCCCCCAGGACCAGGAGGACGCGGGCACCGACTACCGCACCTGGTCCCCGCCCGGCAGCGTCCCCGGCCCGTCCACCGCCGTCATCGGGCGCAGCCTGATCACCGACGCCTTCCCGGAGGCCATGCCCGCGCACTTCCTGGTGTACTTCGCCGTCCCGGACTGCGACGAGGCGGCCCTGACCGTACGCCGTCTGGGTGGCCGGGTCACGGCCGATCCCTTCGACACCCCCTACGGCCGGATCGCGGTCGTCACCGACAACCAGGGCGCCGTCTTCGCCCTCCTCTCGGAGTCCACGGCCCGGACATGA
- a CDS encoding TetR family transcriptional regulator — MTGQVRTVDGRVAGRRGQATRQKLLDCLSEMLSSSPYRDVKVIDVARKAGTSPATFYQYFPDVEGAVLEIAEEMANEGAQLTALVEGRAWVGKAGWAAAEELVEGFLDFWRRNDAILRVVDLGAAEGDKRFYKIRMKILNSVTNSLTESVKELQAKGKVDKDVSPAAMAGSLVAMLAAVASHQKGFQTWGVKQAELKPNLALLVHLGITGKKPTR, encoded by the coding sequence ATGACAGGACAAGTACGCACCGTCGACGGCCGCGTGGCCGGTCGGCGCGGCCAGGCGACGCGGCAGAAGCTGCTCGACTGCCTCAGCGAGATGCTCAGCTCCTCGCCGTACCGCGACGTCAAGGTGATCGACGTCGCCCGCAAGGCCGGTACCTCCCCCGCGACCTTCTACCAGTACTTCCCGGACGTCGAAGGTGCCGTCCTGGAGATCGCCGAGGAAATGGCCAACGAGGGCGCGCAGTTGACCGCGCTCGTCGAGGGCCGGGCCTGGGTCGGCAAGGCCGGCTGGGCCGCCGCGGAGGAACTCGTCGAGGGCTTCCTGGACTTCTGGCGGCGCAACGACGCGATCCTGCGGGTCGTCGACCTCGGCGCGGCCGAGGGCGACAAGCGCTTCTACAAGATCCGCATGAAGATCCTGAACTCGGTCACCAACTCCCTCACCGAATCGGTGAAGGAGCTCCAGGCGAAGGGCAAGGTCGACAAGGACGTCAGCCCTGCCGCGATGGCCGGCTCCCTGGTCGCGATGCTCGCCGCGGTGGCCTCGCACCAGAAGGGGTTCCAGACCTGGGGCGTGAAGCAGGCCGAGCTGAAGCCGAACCTGGCCCTGCTCGTCCACCTCGGCATCACCGGCAAGAAGCCCACCCGGTAA
- a CDS encoding flavin-containing monooxygenase, translating into MPGAPAQPDMTTQPRPVYVIGAGPGGLAVAAALRAKGVRAVVIEKADRVGTSWRGHYDRLHLHTTRRLSGLPGLRIPRRFGRWVSRDDVVRYLEKYAEHHELEIITGVEVTRIDRAPEDGSGDGGATGWTLHATGGRELAAAAVVVATGFNHTPALPDWPGRGSYTGRLLHASDYRSPAPFADLDVLVVGAGNTGAEIAVDLTEGGTGGKAKGRGRRTKTQPGGGPEGPAKSVRLAVRTAPHIVRRSTAGWPAQRTGILVRRLPVRLVDRLGALVAKASVPDLSAYGLPRPATGLYSRVREGAIPVQDVGLIDAVRARTVVPVAAVESFDGGEVVLADGSRISPDVVIAATGYRRALEGLVGHLGVLDGRGRPLARGGRSHVSAPGLYFTGFTNPISGMLRELALDAEKIAKALPRRLS; encoded by the coding sequence ATGCCTGGAGCGCCCGCACAGCCCGACATGACGACCCAGCCCCGCCCCGTCTACGTGATCGGCGCCGGGCCGGGAGGCCTCGCCGTCGCCGCCGCGCTGCGCGCCAAGGGCGTCCGCGCCGTGGTGATCGAGAAGGCGGACCGGGTCGGCACCTCCTGGCGGGGCCACTACGACCGGCTCCACCTGCACACCACGCGCCGCCTCTCCGGCCTCCCGGGCCTGCGGATACCGCGCCGCTTCGGGCGCTGGGTCTCGCGGGACGACGTCGTGCGCTATCTGGAGAAGTACGCCGAGCACCACGAGCTGGAGATCATCACCGGCGTCGAGGTCACCCGCATCGACCGCGCACCCGAAGACGGGAGCGGCGACGGGGGCGCCACCGGCTGGACCCTGCACGCCACCGGCGGCCGCGAACTGGCCGCCGCCGCCGTGGTCGTGGCCACCGGCTTCAACCACACGCCCGCACTCCCCGACTGGCCGGGCCGGGGCTCGTACACCGGGCGGCTGCTGCACGCGAGCGACTACCGCTCCCCCGCCCCCTTCGCGGACCTCGACGTCCTCGTCGTCGGCGCGGGCAACACGGGCGCCGAGATCGCCGTCGACCTCACCGAAGGCGGCACCGGAGGCAAGGCCAAGGGCCGGGGAAGACGGACCAAGACCCAGCCGGGCGGCGGCCCCGAAGGCCCCGCCAAGAGCGTCCGCCTCGCCGTCCGCACCGCCCCCCACATCGTGCGCCGCTCCACCGCCGGCTGGCCCGCGCAGCGCACCGGCATCCTGGTCCGCCGCCTCCCCGTCCGCCTGGTCGACCGGCTCGGCGCCCTCGTCGCGAAGGCGTCGGTGCCCGACCTGTCGGCGTACGGGCTCCCCCGCCCCGCCACCGGGCTCTACAGCCGGGTCCGCGAGGGGGCGATCCCGGTCCAGGACGTCGGCCTGATCGACGCGGTCCGGGCGCGTACGGTCGTACCGGTCGCGGCGGTCGAGTCCTTCGACGGCGGCGAGGTGGTCCTCGCGGACGGGTCCCGGATCAGCCCGGACGTCGTGATCGCGGCCACCGGCTACCGCCGCGCCCTGGAGGGCCTGGTCGGCCACCTCGGCGTACTGGACGGGCGCGGCCGGCCGCTGGCGCGGGGCGGCCGCAGCCACGTTTCGGCCCCGGGGCTGTATTTCACCGGTTTCACGAACCCGATCAGTGGAATGCTGCGTGAGCTGGCCCTGGACGCCGAGAAGATAGCCAAAGCCCTCCCGCGCCGCCTCTCCTAG
- a CDS encoding acyl-CoA dehydrogenase family protein: MDAAFTAEQEEIRRTLREILGKRCGPDEVKAAVRTDTGYDPELWQRLAQRLGLPGIAIAEEYGGVGCAPADLALACEETGRALLPSPLLATAVLAAPLVTALGSPAQRAALLPGFAAGTLTAALAVPGAALSTALALTGDNTAGEWAGGGRAGGVQARRPEGEEGWRLYGEAAQVLDGHAAGVLLVAAHTGGFARSRVLLFLVRSDAPGLVRSRQAALDETRPQARVQLRDTPAELLGERHEQGADIAHALAATGRGAAAVLAAEAVGAAGQALARTVDYVRQREQFGRAVGSFQAVKHRLADLYVRVQAARSAAYYAAWDPEQGGLALAQALEALRVTAGEAIQLHGGIGFTWEHDAHLYFKRAAADELLFGPVHRLRAHAADRAGLFAPQGQAQDPAENQAQDNERVAV; encoded by the coding sequence ATGGACGCCGCCTTCACCGCGGAGCAGGAAGAGATACGCCGCACCCTGCGCGAAATCCTGGGCAAACGCTGCGGTCCGGACGAGGTCAAGGCCGCCGTCCGCACCGACACCGGATACGACCCGGAGCTGTGGCAGCGGCTCGCCCAGCGGCTCGGGCTGCCGGGCATCGCCATCGCCGAGGAGTACGGGGGCGTCGGCTGCGCCCCCGCCGACCTGGCCCTGGCCTGCGAGGAGACCGGGCGGGCCCTGCTGCCCTCACCGCTGCTGGCCACCGCCGTGCTCGCCGCGCCGCTGGTCACCGCGCTGGGCAGCCCGGCCCAGCGCGCCGCCCTGCTGCCGGGCTTCGCCGCGGGCACGCTCACCGCCGCCCTCGCGGTCCCCGGCGCCGCGCTGTCCACCGCCCTCGCGCTCACCGGCGACAACACCGCCGGCGAGTGGGCGGGCGGCGGCCGGGCCGGGGGAGTGCAGGCCCGCCGCCCCGAGGGGGAGGAAGGCTGGCGCCTGTACGGGGAGGCCGCCCAGGTCCTCGACGGGCACGCCGCGGGCGTGCTGCTGGTCGCCGCCCACACCGGGGGCTTCGCGCGCAGCCGCGTCCTGCTGTTCCTCGTACGGTCGGACGCGCCCGGGCTCGTACGGTCCCGGCAGGCGGCCCTCGACGAGACCCGGCCCCAGGCGCGCGTCCAGCTGAGGGACACCCCCGCCGAACTGCTGGGCGAGCGTCATGAACAGGGGGCGGACATCGCGCACGCGCTGGCCGCCACCGGGCGCGGCGCGGCCGCCGTACTCGCCGCCGAGGCGGTCGGCGCGGCCGGGCAGGCGCTCGCGCGCACCGTGGACTACGTGCGCCAGCGCGAGCAGTTCGGCCGGGCCGTCGGATCGTTCCAGGCGGTCAAGCACCGGCTGGCCGACCTGTACGTCCGGGTGCAGGCGGCCAGGTCGGCCGCCTACTACGCCGCCTGGGACCCGGAACAGGGCGGGCTCGCGCTCGCCCAGGCCCTGGAGGCGCTGCGCGTGACCGCGGGGGAGGCCATCCAGTTGCACGGCGGGATCGGCTTCACCTGGGAGCACGACGCACACCTGTACTTCAAGCGCGCGGCGGCCGACGAACTGCTCTTCGGGCCGGTCCACCGGCTGCGCGCGCACGCCGCCGACCGGGCGGGCCTCTTCGCCCCGCAGGGCCAGGCCCAGGATCCCGCGGAGAACCAGGCGCAGGACAACGAAAGGGTGGCCGTCTGA
- a CDS encoding TetR/AcrR family transcriptional regulator: MSPRPAGDPRTARTRERLHEALLAECAQRPLREISVAMLVRRAGVARATFYLHYTDVQDLAVDACAETVREAVEALHSWRGIPDPAAPPPALTAFFEGVAEDARADLYRTLLHPGGGGPLGDTLHRELRERSLAERTAAGGAAPELIASAVAATFTGVLADWVHGLLAGPPRTVATDVWRLLIVLHRHGAPPQTLNP; this comes from the coding sequence ATGAGCCCGCGGCCCGCCGGGGACCCGCGCACCGCCCGGACCCGGGAGCGGCTGCACGAGGCGCTGCTCGCGGAGTGCGCGCAGCGGCCGCTGCGGGAGATCTCCGTGGCGATGCTGGTCCGGCGGGCCGGGGTCGCCCGGGCCACGTTCTACCTGCACTACACCGACGTACAGGACCTGGCCGTGGACGCGTGCGCCGAGACGGTACGGGAGGCGGTCGAGGCCCTGCACTCCTGGCGCGGGATCCCCGACCCGGCGGCCCCGCCGCCCGCCCTGACCGCCTTCTTCGAGGGCGTCGCCGAGGACGCGCGCGCCGACCTGTACCGCACCCTGCTGCACCCCGGCGGCGGCGGCCCGCTGGGCGACACCCTGCACCGGGAGCTGCGCGAACGCAGCCTGGCCGAGCGCACCGCGGCGGGCGGCGCCGCCCCGGAGCTGATCGCCTCCGCGGTCGCGGCCACCTTCACCGGGGTCCTGGCGGACTGGGTCCACGGCCTCCTGGCCGGCCCGCCGCGGACGGTGGCGACCGACGTGTGGCGCCTGCTGATCGTCCTGCACCGCCACGGCGCACCGCCCCAGACCCTGAACCCCTAA
- a CDS encoding acetyl-CoA acetyltransferase: MPGPTPTSPTTRPRPRRRVAVAGVALSDCGRVDGPTPYALHAQAARRALADSGLDRSVIDGFASAGLGTLAPVEVAEYLGLRPTWVDSTSVGGSTWEVMAAHAADAIAAGHAKAVLLVYGSTARADIKARRRTSNLSFGARGPLQFEVPYGHTLVAKYAMAARRHMHEYGTTLEQLASVAVQARANAATNPDAMFRDPITIEEVLSGDMIADPFTKLHCCIRSDGGCAVLLVAEDLVPDTAKAPVWVLGTGTAVSHTTMSEWDDFTVSPAAVSGRLAFERAGVTPADVDVAELYDAFTYMTLVTLEDLGFCAKGEGGAFVEKGRLLRDGELPVNTDGGGLSACHPGMRGLFLLVEAVRQLRGEAGAGQVRRPGARLPEIALASGTGGWFCSSGTVILGR; this comes from the coding sequence ATGCCTGGACCCACACCGACATCACCCACGACGCGCCCCCGCCCCCGCCGCCGGGTCGCGGTCGCCGGCGTCGCCCTCTCCGACTGCGGACGGGTGGACGGCCCCACCCCGTACGCCCTGCACGCCCAGGCCGCGCGCCGCGCGCTCGCCGACTCCGGACTGGACCGCTCGGTGATCGACGGCTTCGCCTCGGCCGGCCTCGGCACCCTGGCACCGGTCGAGGTCGCCGAGTACCTGGGACTGCGCCCCACCTGGGTGGACTCCACCTCGGTCGGCGGCTCGACCTGGGAGGTCATGGCGGCCCACGCCGCCGACGCCATCGCCGCGGGCCACGCCAAGGCCGTGCTCCTGGTCTACGGATCCACCGCCCGCGCCGACATCAAGGCGCGGCGGCGCACCTCCAACCTCTCCTTCGGCGCGCGCGGACCGCTGCAGTTCGAGGTGCCGTACGGGCACACGCTGGTCGCCAAGTACGCGATGGCGGCGCGGCGCCACATGCACGAGTACGGGACCACGCTGGAGCAGCTGGCCTCGGTCGCCGTCCAGGCCCGCGCCAACGCCGCGACCAACCCCGACGCGATGTTCCGCGACCCCATCACCATCGAGGAGGTGCTCTCCGGTGACATGATCGCGGACCCCTTCACGAAACTGCACTGCTGCATCCGCTCGGACGGCGGCTGCGCGGTGCTTCTGGTCGCGGAGGACCTCGTACCCGACACGGCGAAGGCGCCGGTGTGGGTCCTCGGCACCGGGACCGCCGTCTCGCACACCACGATGTCCGAATGGGACGACTTCACCGTCTCCCCGGCGGCCGTCTCGGGGCGGCTGGCCTTCGAGCGGGCGGGGGTGACCCCGGCGGACGTCGACGTCGCCGAACTCTACGACGCCTTCACCTACATGACCCTGGTCACCCTGGAGGACCTGGGCTTCTGCGCGAAGGGCGAGGGCGGTGCCTTCGTGGAGAAGGGCCGCCTGCTGCGGGACGGCGAACTCCCGGTCAACACCGACGGCGGTGGCCTGTCCGCCTGCCACCCCGGCATGCGGGGCCTCTTCCTCCTCGTCGAAGCGGTCCGCCAATTGCGCGGCGAAGCGGGCGCGGGCCAGGTCCGCCGCCCCGGCGCCCGCCTCCCGGAAATCGCCCTCGCGTCGGGCACAGGCGGCTGGTTCTGCTCCTCGGGCACGGTAATCCTGGGCCGCTGA
- a CDS encoding DoxX family protein, protein MQSVWLSGAEWLAVLRIGLGLWWLESWRHKDKKGWFERGTGIAWAADVAGKHRWGFVRGGFDAVVKPRPKVMAYLVVYAELALGLGLVAGFLTPVALIAGLLLNLLYLVLMIHDWAEQGQNAMMALISFVALVTMSWQVWSVDAAMGLFL, encoded by the coding sequence ATGCAGAGCGTCTGGCTCAGTGGGGCCGAATGGCTCGCCGTGCTCCGGATCGGCCTCGGCCTGTGGTGGCTGGAGAGCTGGCGGCACAAGGACAAGAAGGGCTGGTTCGAGCGCGGTACGGGCATCGCCTGGGCGGCGGACGTCGCGGGCAAGCACCGCTGGGGATTCGTCCGGGGCGGCTTCGACGCGGTGGTCAAGCCGCGGCCGAAGGTGATGGCGTACCTCGTCGTCTACGCCGAACTCGCCCTGGGGCTGGGCCTGGTCGCGGGATTCCTCACGCCGGTCGCGCTGATCGCCGGGCTGCTGCTGAACCTGCTGTACCTGGTGCTGATGATCCACGACTGGGCCGAGCAGGGGCAGAACGCCATGATGGCGCTCATCTCGTTCGTGGCGCTGGTGACGATGAGCTGGCAGGTCTGGTCCGTCGACGCGGCGATGGGACTGTTCCTGTGA
- a CDS encoding nitroreductase family deazaflavin-dependent oxidoreductase codes for MAPAPGVKPGIKPGVKLMQKVSSTLLFAKIAPHFIPAMDKAVHKLTRGRVILSAQMLPGVILTAKGAKTGEPRTTPLACMPEQDGASWILIGSNFGRPGHPAWTGNLIKHPDADVSWKGQDIAVRARLLQGEERVAAWQAALKFWPPYAAYQARIEREIRLFRLERR; via the coding sequence ATGGCTCCAGCTCCCGGCGTCAAGCCCGGCATCAAGCCCGGCGTCAAGCTGATGCAGAAGGTCTCCTCGACCCTCCTGTTCGCCAAGATCGCACCGCACTTCATCCCGGCCATGGACAAGGCGGTGCACAAACTGACGCGCGGCAGGGTGATCCTCAGCGCGCAGATGCTGCCCGGCGTGATCCTCACCGCGAAGGGCGCCAAGACCGGTGAGCCGCGCACCACGCCGCTCGCGTGCATGCCGGAGCAGGACGGGGCGAGCTGGATCCTGATCGGGTCGAACTTCGGCCGCCCCGGCCATCCGGCCTGGACGGGGAACCTGATCAAGCACCCGGACGCCGACGTCAGCTGGAAGGGCCAGGACATCGCCGTACGGGCCCGGTTGCTCCAGGGTGAGGAGCGCGTGGCGGCGTGGCAGGCGGCGCTGAAGTTCTGGCCGCCGTACGCGGCGTACCAGGCGCGCATCGAGCGCGAGATCCGGCTGTTCCGGCTGGAGCGGCGCTGA
- a CDS encoding acetate--CoA ligase family protein, producing MLGSTHGTLTTHFRARVEACGETPRTAVHSTAAPAAEGADPAAAPVDVSGRPLHADVPDLDRFFRPESVAVIGASDAEGRPNTGITRQLIAWADRVGARLHPVHPTRTSVFGLACHASVAELPEQVDLAVLLVADPLPVIEELAESKVKFAVAFASGFAETGDAGAAAQARLGAAVRRSGLRLLGPNTNLNAFEAFREDLDGPAIALITQSGHQGRPVYTLQELGIRLSHWAPTGNEADLETSDFISYFAERPEVGAIACYVEGLKDGRSFLLAADRAARNGVPVVAVKVGRTETGARMAASHTGKLTGADRVVDAAMRQFGVIRVDGLDELQDTAALLARARKPLADGVVVYSISGGTGAHFSDLATEAGLSLPTLTRAKQDELHQWIPAYLNVANPVDNGGHPVGDWRGRKIIDAILADPAVGVLICPITGPFPPMSDKLAQDLADAAEESDKLICVIWGSPVGTEEAYRTTLLGSSRVATFRTFGNCITAVRAYLGHHRFTASYRSPFDDAPRTPSPSYRKAQALMRPGQQLSEHAAKQLLRAYGIRVPREQLVTSAAAAVRAAGLVGYPVVMKASGPQLAHKTELGLVKVGLTSASQIRDAYRELTDIARFENIPLDGVLVCQMVEKGVEMVVGVTQDDLFGPTVTVGLGGVLVEILNDTAVRVPPFGEDQARAMLGELRGHALLEGVRGAPPADVEALVEVILRVQRMALELGGELAELDINPLMVLPRGQGAVALDALAICR from the coding sequence ATGCTTGGATCTACTCACGGCACCCTCACCACTCACTTCCGCGCCCGGGTCGAGGCCTGCGGGGAGACCCCCCGAACCGCGGTCCACTCCACGGCGGCCCCCGCCGCGGAAGGCGCCGACCCGGCCGCCGCCCCCGTCGACGTCAGCGGCCGGCCGCTGCACGCCGACGTCCCGGACCTGGACCGGTTCTTCCGCCCCGAGTCCGTCGCCGTCATCGGCGCCTCCGACGCCGAGGGCCGCCCCAACACCGGCATCACCCGCCAGCTCATCGCCTGGGCGGACCGCGTCGGCGCCCGCCTCCACCCCGTACACCCCACCCGCACCAGCGTCTTCGGCCTGGCCTGCCACGCCTCCGTCGCCGAGCTGCCCGAACAGGTGGACCTGGCCGTCCTGCTGGTCGCCGACCCGCTCCCGGTCATCGAGGAACTCGCCGAATCCAAGGTCAAGTTCGCGGTCGCCTTCGCCTCCGGCTTCGCCGAGACCGGCGACGCGGGCGCGGCCGCCCAGGCCCGGCTCGGCGCCGCCGTGCGGCGCTCCGGACTGCGCCTGCTCGGCCCGAACACCAACCTCAACGCCTTCGAGGCCTTCCGCGAGGACCTCGACGGCCCGGCGATCGCGCTGATCACCCAGTCCGGCCACCAGGGGCGGCCCGTCTACACCCTCCAGGAGCTGGGCATCCGCCTCTCCCACTGGGCCCCGACGGGCAACGAGGCCGACCTGGAGACCTCCGACTTCATCTCCTACTTCGCCGAGCGGCCCGAGGTCGGGGCGATCGCCTGCTACGTCGAGGGGCTCAAGGACGGCCGCTCCTTCCTGCTCGCCGCCGACCGGGCCGCCCGCAACGGCGTACCCGTCGTCGCCGTCAAGGTCGGGCGCACCGAGACCGGCGCCCGCATGGCCGCCTCGCACACCGGCAAGCTCACCGGCGCGGACCGGGTCGTGGACGCGGCCATGCGCCAGTTCGGCGTGATCCGGGTCGACGGCCTCGACGAACTCCAAGACACCGCCGCCCTGTTGGCCCGCGCCCGCAAGCCGCTCGCCGACGGGGTCGTCGTCTACTCCATCTCCGGCGGTACGGGCGCCCACTTCTCCGACCTGGCCACCGAGGCGGGCCTCAGCCTGCCCACCCTCACCCGGGCGAAGCAGGACGAACTCCACCAGTGGATCCCCGCGTACCTGAACGTCGCCAACCCCGTCGACAACGGCGGCCACCCCGTCGGCGACTGGCGCGGCCGGAAGATCATCGACGCGATCCTCGCCGACCCCGCCGTCGGCGTCCTCATCTGCCCCATCACCGGCCCCTTCCCGCCGATGAGCGACAAGCTCGCCCAGGACTTGGCCGACGCCGCCGAGGAGAGCGACAAGCTCATCTGCGTCATCTGGGGCTCCCCCGTCGGCACCGAGGAGGCCTACCGCACCACCCTCCTCGGCTCCTCCCGCGTCGCGACCTTCCGCACCTTCGGCAACTGCATCACCGCCGTACGGGCCTACCTCGGCCACCACCGCTTCACCGCCTCCTACCGTTCCCCCTTCGACGACGCCCCCCGGACGCCGTCCCCCTCGTACCGCAAGGCCCAGGCCCTCATGCGGCCCGGCCAGCAGCTCAGCGAGCACGCCGCGAAGCAGCTGCTGCGCGCCTACGGCATCCGGGTCCCGCGCGAACAGCTGGTCACCAGCGCCGCGGCCGCCGTCCGCGCGGCCGGGCTGGTCGGCTACCCCGTGGTGATGAAGGCCTCCGGCCCGCAACTCGCCCACAAGACCGAACTCGGCCTGGTGAAGGTCGGGTTGACCTCGGCCAGCCAGATACGCGACGCCTACCGCGAGCTGACCGACATCGCCCGCTTCGAGAACATCCCGCTGGACGGCGTCCTCGTCTGCCAGATGGTGGAGAAGGGCGTCGAGATGGTCGTCGGCGTCACCCAGGACGACCTCTTCGGGCCCACCGTCACCGTCGGACTGGGCGGGGTCCTCGTCGAGATCCTCAACGACACCGCCGTCCGCGTCCCGCCCTTCGGCGAGGACCAGGCCCGCGCCATGCTGGGCGAACTCCGCGGCCACGCCCTGCTGGAGGGCGTACGGGGAGCCCCGCCCGCCGACGTCGAGGCACTCGTGGAGGTCATCCTGCGGGTCCAGCGGATGGCCCTGGAACTCGGCGGCGAACTCGCCGAACTCGACATCAACCCCCTCATGGTCCTCCCCCGCGGCCAGGGCGCGGTGGCCCTGGACGCCCTGGCCATCTGCCGCTGA
- a CDS encoding Zn-ribbon domain-containing OB-fold protein, whose translation MSAVRFDLPEPDEFTRPYWDAAADGRLLLRRCADCGRVHHYPREFCPHCWAGEDRVTWEPASGRATLYTWSVVYRNDLPPFGARVPYVAAVVDLAEGPRMMTEVVGCAADGLRVGMPLEVTFRTQGEGAAAVSVAVFRPGGTP comes from the coding sequence GTGAGTGCGGTGCGGTTCGATCTGCCGGAGCCCGACGAGTTCACCCGGCCCTACTGGGACGCGGCGGCCGACGGTCGGCTGCTGCTGCGCCGCTGCGCCGACTGCGGCCGGGTGCACCACTACCCGCGCGAGTTCTGCCCGCACTGCTGGGCGGGCGAGGACCGGGTGACCTGGGAGCCCGCGAGCGGCCGGGCGACCCTCTACACCTGGTCGGTGGTGTACCGGAACGACCTGCCGCCCTTCGGCGCCCGGGTTCCGTACGTCGCCGCCGTCGTCGACCTCGCGGAAGGGCCCCGGATGATGACCGAGGTCGTCGGCTGCGCCGCGGACGGCCTGCGCGTCGGGATGCCGCTGGAGGTCACCTTCCGGACGCAGGGCGAAGGGGCGGCCGCGGTCTCGGTGGCGGTGTTCCGGCCCGGGGGCACTCCTTAG